Proteins encoded in a region of the Trypanosoma brucei brucei TREU927 chromosome 5, complete sequence genome:
- a CDS encoding expression site-associated gene (ESAG) protein, putative (similar to Lipopolysaccharide-binding protein precursor (LBP). (Swiss-Prot:P18428) {Homo sapiens}; similar to GB:CAD21459.1: ESAG5 {Trypanosoma brucei}) yields MPRRFAFARSATLCVFILLSLLTEAFPEYVGGKIGQTPPSDFPPGNVRFGIDDAAIAPVVPLILKTLKSFIGSVTVPEQRLHGVSLETMQVQDINIGNMSLHMNSTNRVDVSVWNMTANVPETNFSYNLVFVSCSGTAKTDVRNANVSFAMRLSIGVGGILDVSVEDMAIQLLDLVITPSLNGWCKSMDFVVGTLMNIFKRSIADYLQQYVPAMVQPIVRAKTVDILQKLPISFVSPPNITDGRMELTLAIHSEIPINRTTKAGMFTEIGGPLPERDISMICSFAAANNVLRLLHLFGNQSLLNMTIPIPGIYNSSLAESIYPDVVELCPNCPLKFVTGWTAAPWLEPVSDKAFITNAQGPTLSMDMVMDDNTSVTVLGAHLNATANVTHLSTDNSGRITIKLASVNAAVALYAPLGRKINSTSLNTDVQVLLNEIVVPLVNAQTGGFALPFDVTDLLLKVSNATISVGLNAMEAYPLIGSCIDRIW; encoded by the coding sequence ATGCCACGAAGATTTGCCTTTGCACGCTCAGCAACCCTGTGCGTTTTCATACTGTTGTCTCTCCTCACGGAGGCATTCCCTGAGTATGTAGGTGGGAAGATTGGACAAACACCACCCAGTGATTTCCCTCCAGGAAACGTTAGGTTCGGCATAGACGATGCGGCAATCGCCCCGGTGGTGCCCCTAATCCTCAAAACACTGAAGAGCTTCATTGGAAGTGTCACAGTCCCTGAGCAAAGGTTACACGGAGTGAGTTTGGAAACGATGCAAGTGCAAGACATAAACATTGGAAATATGTCGCTACACATGAATAGTACGAACAGGGTTGATGTATCGGTATGGAACATGACGGCTAATGTCCCAGAAACCAACTTCAGCTACAATCTGGTGTTTGTGTCGTGCAGTGGAACGGCGAAAACCGATGTTCGCAATGCCAACGTGTCGTTTGCAATGCGTTTGTCCATCGGAGTGGGTGGCATCCTCGATGTATCGGTGGAGGACATGGCAATCCAACTTTTAGACCTGGTCATTACACCTTCACTGAATGGTTGGTGCAAGTCTATggattttgttgttgggaCCCTTATGAATATTTTTAAGCGAAGCATAGCGGATTATCTGCAGCAGTATGTGCCGGCTATGGTCCAGCCGATCGTAAGAGCAAAGACGGTGGACATACTTCAGAAACTTCCCATCTCATTTGTGAGCCCTCCAAACATCACGGACGGACGGATGGAACTTACGCTGGCCATTCACTCTGAAATACCAATAAACCGAACGACAAAGGCGGGGATGTTTACCGAAATTGGGGGCCCGCTCCCCGAGCGGGACATTTCCATGATCTGCTCCTTTGCAGCTGCAAATAATGTACTGCGCCTTCTTCATTTATTCGGTAACCAGAGTCTTCTGAATATGACAATTCCCATTCCAGGAATATACAATTCCTCTCTCGCGGAGTCGATATACCCCGATGTGGTCGAACTTTGTCCCAACTGTCCTTTAAAGTTTGTCACTGGATGGACAGCAGCGCCGTGGCTTGAGCCCGTAAGCGACAAAGCGTTTATCACAAATGCCCAAGGCCCTACCCTTTCCATGGATATGGTAATGGATGACAACACGTCGGTAACTGTGCTTGGTGCTCATCTAAACGCGACCGCCAACGTGACTCATCTTTCCACCGACAACAGTGGCCGTATCACCATAAAGTTGGCCTCCGTGAATGCTGCGGTGGCACTATATGCTCCGTTGGGGCGAAAAATAAATTCAACATCACTCAATACAGATGTTCAGGTCTTATTGAATGAGATCGTGGTGCCGCTTGTTAATGCGCAAACGGGAGGATTCGCACTTCCGTTCGATGTAACAGATCTTTTGCTGAAGGTGTCAAATGCCACCATCAGTGTGGGACTTAATGCGATGGAAGCATATCCGCTTATCGGCTCATGCATTGATCGTATATGGTGA
- a CDS encoding 75 kDa invariant surface glycoprotein, putative (similar to GP:790933: invariant surface glycoprotein {Trypanosoma brucei}(PMID:7723788)), with the protein MSTMPVTLRTTATVFLLCGICALDVSKASNLPVAYKQYVTINGRKLDGEAVLTLCTMKKLLDGVADRADFLERQSWKYLKVAREIFQKVSEHDDMRAALGQKMLDQMRGVQRVANRTKRSVEEAWEKAKRAAANSSKVLKELLKWHCINKEAIRDSFDHMANANCDPSAYKHDYHRNFGHDDARAYVIYCEYKSIPAAKTDVTFSNMEGAVEAWNRAKPKADARDAVECSSGHSSRSASSSDKPCTLLESWRWDYDAARYAILKLETLVRNSLGVTHYAQRFQQIGRESLAQYLEWKKAAEARAAEEEAKRQAAEKAAEEARKALEEAEARRVAAEEQAEARRLEAEKAEKAKEAGQPVSEEKKKMLLEAVEEAEATEKAAEKQVKDSRKAFEEAEEERVKATEDAEVARWDKEGAEESEEKLKKDVEKLAEELKEESKESGEEDDVNADHDDEGSEAKSGWIGTTKVLIFLIPLLLLLLGLLVFFVIRGRRKAEVKDDINIEEANAKSKNTKTAAGFDSDI; encoded by the coding sequence ATGTCAACGATGCCTGTTACATTACGCACTACTGCAACAGTATTTCTCCTCTGCGGCATATGTGCGCTCGATGTGTCCAAGGCAAGCAACTTACCTGTCGCATATAAGCAGTATGTAACAATAAATGGGCGGAAACTTGATGGTGAAGCTGTGTTGACACTGTGTACCATGAAAAAGTTGCTTGACGGTGTTGCTGATAGAGCAGACTTTCTAGAGAGGCAATCCTGGAAATATTTGAAGGTCGCGAGAGAAATTTTTCAGAAAGTGTCAGAGCATGATGATATGAGGGCGGCGCTGGGACAAAAGATGTTGGATCAGATGCGTGGTGTCCAACGTGTAGCGAACCGAACGAAAAGGAGCGTTGAGGAGGCATGGGAGAAGGCGAAGAGGGCTGCAGCGAACTCGAGCAAAGTTCTCAAGGAGTTGCTAAAATGGCACTGTATAAACAAGGAAGCAATCCGTGATTCGTTTGACCATATGGCTAACGCAAACTGCGATCCCAGTGCGTATAAACATGACTATCATCGAAATTTTGGACATGATGACGCTCGCGCATACGTTATATATTGCGAGTACAAGTCTATTCCGGCTGCAAAAACTGATGTGACCTTCTCCAACATGGAGGGGGCAGTCGAGGCATGGAATCGAGCAAAGCCCAAGGCTGATGCAAGGGATGCTGTTGAGTGCAGCAGCGGCCATTCGTCAAGAAGTGCGTCCTCCTCCGATAAACCATGCACGCTGCTTGAAAGTTGGCGGTGGGACTACGATGCAGCAAGGTATGCGATACTCAAACTTGAAACTCTAGTCCGCAATTCCTTGGGGGTGACTCACTATGCTCAGAGATTTCAACAGATTGGAAGGGAGTCTCTTGCACAGTATCTGGAAtggaaaaaagcagcagaggcgCGGgcggcggaggaggaggcgaaaCGCCAGGCTGCTGAGAAGGCTGCTGAGGAAGCGAGAAAGGCTTTGGAGGAGGCTGAGGCGAGACGAGTGGCTGCTGAGGAACAGGCGGAGGCCAGGCGCTTGGAAGCTGAGAAGGCTGAGAAGGCAAAGGAGGCGGGTCAGCCggtgagtgaagaaaagaaaaagatgttgCTGGAGGCTGTTGAGGAAGCTGAGGCAACTGAAAAGGCTGCAGAAAAGCAGGTGAAAGATTCGAGAAAGGCATTTGAGGaagcggaggaggagcgcGTCAAAGCCACCGAAGATGCAGAAGTTGCGCGGTGGGACAAGGAGGGCGCCGAGGAATCTgaagagaaactgaagaaggaTGTAGAAAAATTGGCTGAGGAATTGAAAGAGGAGTCGAAAGAAAGTGGTGAAGAGGACGACGTAAACGCTGACCATGATGATGAGGGCAGCGAGGCCAAGAGTGGCTGGATTGGGACAACGAAAGTGTTAATATTTTTAattcctttgcttttgctgttgcttggGTTGCTTGTGTTCTTTGTTATTAGGGGCCGTAGGAAGGCTGAGGTGAAGGATGATATAAACATAGAGGAGGCTAATgctaaaagcaaaaatacgaAGACCGCAGCAGGTTTCGACAGTGATATTTAA